The window taaagaaaaacaagtttgaATATGGTGCATTGTTTGCTTCCAAAATGTACTGTTTGCTATTCAGTTATTTAATGTGATTTTTAGACATGAACGTCGATAAACACCGTTTCCATGTTTGAAGCACAAAAGGAAATTTAGCCTGAATACCCACGTGTTAAAGGAACGGAAATTGGCCGTGAGCTCTGCTTCCTGTAAAACCTTCCGTGATGTTTTCACATGCAGTAGGTAATAGGCTGGGGGCTTTATAAACTCTGGAGACACCTGCTGGTTCTATCACAAATTACACTATTAGTGTTTAAAGGAAGTTTGATCTTAGCGGGAGATTTCGCGTTATCTAGCAGCTCTGGGGCCTGGttttaattccagacctgggatgctatctgcgtagagtttgtatgtttttcccaTGTTtgggtgtgtttttttcccattgttTCGGATTTCCTTACCAACATACTGTCAGGTTAATTAACTTCTGGGGAAAAAACGGCCCTGGTGTTAGTGTGTGTCAgtcattgtgtgtgtgtgcccagactggtgtcccatccaagattagaaaatggatagatggaccTTCTAAGCCAGCGTCTCTTGTACTGGGCTGGAGGGCAGGTGCATCTATGTTTTCAGCCCAGCTGGTCACTTAACGACCGATACCAGCTCAGTAGTGTTAAAGCCCAGCATGCATTTCATTTGAACATAACTGGCAATGTTACAAAACCTACACTCACTGTCACCCCTAACTGCAAACTGTCAAAACTGAAAGTTAATACCAGGAAATTGGCGGTAGTTCTTCATTCCACACTGTAGCTGATAAAAGGGTTTGCAGTTTTCTTTAACACTGCTGAGATACAGTTTTCCTGGCTAAAAAGGCAAATGAGGAAAGATCAAATTTGGACTTAAGTTAAATTTGGCGCAATTAAACTTTATGAAgggcaaaaatgtttttgtgctgaaacaataaacaaaaagtACTGTTTTCGGAAGGAGTTCAATTTCTGTAAACCTTAGTGcagagaaaaatgaggaaagagTTCTGACTAGCTGCTTGTGTCTGTTTTATGTCAGAACCGCGTTCTGAAATTCTCTCTCACAGTGGAGACTACTCTTCATTTTCTCTTGAGGGAAGGTCAGTTTTATAGCGAGCAATAAAATGCATTGTTCCAGAGTGACAGATTTACATATTTGCACACACAATTGTACTTCCCCATCTTAAAAATAACTGCAGCTAGCACTATCTTAGTGTTTGCCATCGATTTTTAGGTGTgatgttaaaaatgtatttaaattccaCGACTGATACAATTCTAACTAAGCACTCTGGGTCTCCATCACAAACTTCTCCCTGCCTCACTCTTTAAAACTTTTTGACAATCTCAGGAGGTCTGCTATAGTGCATTTCAGCCGTTATTTAGGATAAAACACAACAATagaatacaattaaaaatctTCCCAGGATATTTCAATTGCACAGATAAATCATTTCAATTTTGTTCATCAGTCATCAATCAGCAGTTGCAGAAGAGGATAATATTTGGAAAGGCAGTTGCACAAAATACAGTCTTTTAACTTTCtaagttaaatatatttttaagataTGGCCAGAAAATCATACCTAAGTAtagatattaaatatttattttttcttattacaaaaactaaaacaaatagATTATTGACATCCACCATGTAAAACCAATTTGTATTCACTGAACTCCAGGATGGCCTTTCCCCTATAAACCACACAAGCCAGTGAACTCCTGGCTTGGCTTGTTACACACAGTGAATCTCGACTGTATCTCACATTGTGAAGCGCAATGATTTATGCACTTGATAAGAACGATGTTACTGTATCACAGCAATAGTAAATCACAGTGTAGTGGAAAGGAACTAAAGTAACTCGGTgcctggtgagaaagctgttaAAAAGTGGTGTAAATTaagcaataaattaaaattcaaatagctttattggcatgaccagtggatttcactgttcctcaggctgggaaagGCAAAGTACTTGGCTAAAAGCTCAGTTGAGTATTGGACGCACATTATTACTTTCATAATCATTTTATGGCccttttgctgtttttgtttttgttttttttattttgtcttagaAATCTTGTGAtaccacgtttttttttttaccagttttgTTCAGAATGTGTTGTAATGTTGAGCCACTCACTACTGTTGAAGTTGTCCCCCTTGGGGGTGAATACAGTATTCTGAACCTCCTCCGGTTACTGGAGTCGCAGGCTAGCTCAGCTGGACTGGAGCCTGACCTGTTTCCATCTCTTATCTTGCTTTTCGATGCTGTCAGCCCAGGTCGGGATTTGCAAACAGGGGTTCAAGCTGAAATTTCTCAAATACAGTCATCCCAGCTGGCAGTGATGAGCTAAAACGCATCAAAACAGAAGTAAGGTTTTCATATGTggattttaagttaaaaaaagctGCACAGATTATAGaacaatactgtataagcaTGGCAACTGGTCCCACACAAGTGTGCTTTTGTCATTTCTTACTACATTAGCCTGGCTCAAGATAAGAACAAATCCCTCTGGTCAGTGCCTGCATTTTAAATCCTGGACTGCAACAATGTCTTCCCTGCTCTGTCCAAAGTGGCATTTGAGTCCACACTCACGTCTAGCTGTTTGTGTCTCCAGGTTTCTGTAGTGCTGAGCACATGTCTCATCGCCAGCGCTAGCTGAGTTTGAGAATGAAGCAAGGAGCAAGCTGAGTTAAACTGGATGGAAGTGGTCGCAGATCGAACCCCAAGACAAGGAGCCGTGCTGTCAAAGATGTGGAGCTGTGATGTCAAAGAGCTCAGGGGGGCTGCAGAGATGAGACGAGCCCTTGGAAGTAGCCCCCGAGGGCCAGGGTAACACTGTGATTTCCTACCTCGCTCAGATAAACCACTCcccgtgtgtgtttgtgaaagAGAAATCACAGTAGCACCAGTTCCCGGTCATGCGGCCCATAAATCAAGCTGATGGGTGGCCAGGAGCCCCAGTGGGAGCTGGAAAAGGAGACGTGGGGACAGGGCTTGTCCTCTCAGAGCTGAGTGCCAGCACGCAGCAGGAGTTCCTGAGGTAACCTTTCTAATCACATCACTTCTGCACAGTTTCCATGAAATGGGCTGAAAACTCACCAGTTTTGCATAGAGTAGAGCAGGAATGTTTCTGTGTGCCGATGCAGGTGAGTTTTAAAAGCTCTTCCGAAGTGTTTCACGGACTACCGGGGTTCTTCGATAAATGGTGTCCTTTTGAGAGGGGTTAGTCTGAAAATCTGAGGCATCAAAACCCCAATTCACTTTGACATAtcaatagatacagtatatgcattgaATAGGAAAGTGTGGAAAGGTCAGTTTTAGAATTGTTGCAAAGCGATTGCTCTTAATGTCCAACTAAAGGTTCTTCTGTTTAACAGCCTTGTTTCACTGCCTTATCTGGATCACAAGTCACGTCTGAGCCATGACAGTCTCTTACACTCTCGAAGTAGCAAATGCCCGGTTTGCAGGCTTCTCCAAGCTGCTGTTCAGATGGAAAGGTAGTATCTACAAACTGCTTTACAAGGAGTTCATCGCGTTTAGTGTGCTGTATGCCACTCTGAGCCTCACATACAGGTAGGACTGCTGTTAAATCCCTCCTCATCTCATGTTTGAACGAGAAAGTCCAGAAATGACAATATTCtgttttaaacactttatacttaaaaacaaaaaactgtatctGAAAGATTAGGAAGTAAACTAGTTAAACTGGTCAGTGCTGGTCAacatttgtctttaaaataatggtaaaaaatgttttttaaaggtcTCCTGAGGTTCTAACATGAGTATGCAGTAGGTTTTTACATCTTTAAGAGGTGCAAGAATGAACAGTATTCCACTCAGAGAGAAGACCGCACATGTTGCTGACTTGCGATTCAAAACTTCAGGTGATCTGGAGAAATTGTACTCACATGTGCTTATGAAGGCTTATGCCTGAAAGACTttcgttttttttattgcaggtTTGAGTTTTGTTTTACTGAAACATGGTGAAAAGGACAGATCAAAATAAAGGCATAATGCTATTTTTTGTGGTTTGCAGACGTTTTCCAGCTAAACTCTGTGTTTTAGTAAGCAGGAAGCATTTGGCATTTGGCAGATGACCGGGCTTCTTCTGTGATTTACCCATACAGGCGCTTGCTGAACAGCGATCAGAGGAAGATGTTTGAAAAAGTAGCCAAGTACTGCAACCAACAATCCAATCTCATCCCCATGTCCTTTGTGCTCGGTAATGATCTCCACGCTTAACTGATATGTTTCCACCAGCTCTGCTGGGCATTATGAGGAAATCACACtccattattattttctgtatgaTTAGTTGATGTGGCAGAAATCTCTTTCCATGGTGCCTTATTACAATGACAGGATTACTAAAACAAAGGAGGATAATAGGATACAAGTGGCCAACTTATTTGATGTTACTGTCGTTACAGATCTGACTTATTGCTGGTTCCAGGTGTGTTCGGTTTTCTCCAAAAGATCCTTTATCTTATCCAGGGTGTCAGTTTAAAAcaccatggctgggtagcttgttccaccctcccacaagcctttgtgtaaagaagtgcctcctgttttctgttttaaatgcactcccAGTTTCCGTACAGGATttgtttaaaatttcttcaCGGTGGGGAAAAGGGCACATGCGGTGTAAACCCgcttttttcatttaatctttCTCTAAGATAACAAACTAAAGGGTCTAAAACGCGTTTGAGGCTAAAGTTATCTGTACTCGCTTTTATAAAAGTACATCTATGTTATTTGTGAAAATATTCCAACTGCCTCTTATCTTCAAAGTTCACCTCAgcgaaaacatttttttttcagcaaaaatctTCAGATTAGAAtgacaaattgaaaaaaaaaaagtatatttttattctctgactttttttttaaggcgCAAAGTGAGTGCGCATCATCTCTACGTTCTACCTAAATTCAATCTGTTTTGGGGGGGCCGCTGGCGCAAAATTCCTGAATAATTTCAGTTACAGAGTAACCGAGCTCTGCCGCGCCTATTCCTAGGTGTTCAACACTTCGAAATCCTCTGGGCTGAAAGGCTCTATATAATCGCAAGGAAgcagtattattaatattgttattaaaataaaatagatgcATACGCTTTTAGTTTGTAGAGAACACTTTATAAGACTAAATATTGCCCACCCAAAAGGATTATTCCGGTGAAGAGGAATCGTAATGTGATTGATCGAGTCCCAGCCTTGTTCGTCTTTGCGTAGGGTTCTACGTCAGTCTGGTGGTGAACCGCTGGTGGAGCCAGTACACCAGCATCCCGCTGCCGGACCAGCTCATGATGGTGGTGTCCGCCAACGTTCACGGCTCGGACGAGAAGGGGCGCATCTTGCGGCGGACGCTGATGCGGTACGCCAACCTGTCCTCGGTGCTCATCCTCCGCTCCGTCAGCACGCGTGTCCGCAAGCGATTCCCCACCATGGACCACGTCGTGGAAGCCGGTAGGGCGCAGTGCTACACCGCTGGAGCTGGGGCGCAGTGTCCAGGCGTTCAAACGCGAAACCCTGTTACCCTGCGAACAGTTAGCTAAGCTCTTTTGGGCGATGATCAAGCCATTCCAATAAAAGTACGGGCGGggggatattttaaaaattaacagcagatccatttattttattcattcttttgGCACTTGAGGAAACTGAAATACGTGAGAACCACCTAATGTagagctatatcaccctgcggctcaccactggcagcccagtgaagcccagcaggtgtgagcctggccagtacctggatgggagacctcctgggaaaaactaaggttgctgctggaagaggtgttagtgggaccagtaggggacgctcaccctgcggtctgtgtgggtccttatgccctagtatagtgacggggacactatactgtaaaataggcGACGTcctgccaaatttcccattggccttcaccaatcatggcctcctaataatccccatctatgaactggcttcatcactctgctctcctccccactgagagctggtttgTGGGGAGCacactggtgcatcatccaggtgggggctgcacactggtgctggtgtaggggagtcccctttccctgtaaagctctttgagtggagagtccagaaaagcgctatagaagtgtacgGAATTAATATTTGTATTCGTTTTCTAATAGAAGTTTTGTTTTGCGATTCTAGGGAGAGCTAGATGTCTGTTCTTCCTGTTCTTCCTTAGAACGACGATTACAAAGAGTCTCTTACCTCAACTGATCCCCAGGCTTCATGACGAGAGACGAGCAGAAGAAGCTGGAGAGCCTGTATTCAGACTTCAACAAGTACTGGATGCCCATGGTGTGGTTCACGAACCTGGCTGCCCAGGCCCGCAGAGAGGGACGCGTCCGGGACGATGTGGCGCTCAGGCTGCTCATGGATGTAAGTCTCCCCAGTTACAGGCTCTACAGGATTTATCTGCAAGTAATTGAGTGCGGATTTATGAACATAAGAAGACAAGGTGCCGATTCTCCCACGTGAGAATccagctgggtttttttttgctattatCTCACTGATACGAGGACCTCACCCAGCAAAAAGAAGCACGATAAGAAACCATCTGCCCCACTAAACTTCCGTAATATCCATGACGTCTGTATATAGAGGTCAGAACGCATAGAAAACACATCGTATCCACAGCAGGAAACCTGAGGCCAAGCgtaagcttcaacaacatgactgggtagcttgttccatactcccacaaccctttgtgtaaagtgttGCCAGTTGGTCTGGGTTTTAAACTAATTTTCCAATCCTGCTTCAGATTGATGTTTcattgttcattctgaagaagcccATTGGATTTGTAAGCACATAAGTTGCAAACAGCTCCAGAATTGGCCTGTTCTGTTATTTACTCTTTACTCCAGGGGGGCACAACTCCAATCTTGGGGGgcctttggggttttttttccacCCGAGCcttaattacctaattgaagtaattaattgttaattaGAAACCCGAAGCCTTTCTTAGTTCTTAAACCACAGgagatttaaagagacctatTAAAACTGGACAGCACCCTTAGGGACCAGGGTTAGGCATCCCTGCTTCACACTAACACAGTACAGTAACTTCGCAAGTATCAATCCTGAAAAGAATCATGTAACCAAGCCAATCAAGGAAGAATACAAACAGATTCATCCAGGGGCAAGAATCCAGCTAGCCAGAgcgataaatattaaaaatatgaacTTACAAATGCAACTATGTTGAATCCAGCATCGGTGCAGAAAATCACCTTGTATATTTGCGTAACGTACAGGACAAATACTGTTCGGTCATTATCTGGCAAACCCCTCTGTGTAGGAAGTCCATTATGTGACATTTTGAGGTCACGAATGCAGCAGGGCACAAGCACACTCATACATTCAACATGTGGCGCATTAATTCTCCAAAACCACTGTCCTTTCTTTTAATAGGAGCTGAATAAATACAGAGCTAAGTGCAGCATGCTGTTTCACTATGACTGGATCAGTATTCCACTTGTCTACACGCAGGTAATGAGTTGAATACTTTCTTTTCTCCTTCGGGGTAAGTGGAATCAGCGCTAGACTCTGGATGGCCATACAGCACACATGATCCAGGGGAGATAATATCACACTATTAACATGttaacacagagaaaaaaacgCCAAGGTCCAGTCTGGAGCTTCAGGTGGTTCTAGTACATTCCGAAATCTCTGTTTCCAAATCAGTTTCTCAGTTTACAAGCAGAGCAGGACACTGAAAAAGAGAATGGTCATCATCTGGAGGTCCACACTATTTAATCCCATATGATAATTGTTTTGTCAGGTTCTGGTTAGTCTACCCTCCTGGTTTTAGAAGGGCTACTGTGGATTCTCTTGCAACAACCCTGAACTTTACACTCaagttcagtttttaaaaaaatgaagaaaaaggaTCATGTAACTCGTATCTCAATTTCTAAATTACAATTTCAGTTCTGTTCTGTTAATGGGCTCTGTGCAGCATGACGGGGATGTGAGCTCTTCTGGGAAACTATAGTAAATAAAAGCCTGACAGCAGTTCTGTGcagagcaggctggggtctgtgtgacCTCAGGGTTACAGAAATCAGCGAAGGAGAAACCTGAGCCCCCCCGGCTTGTCTCCTCCAGGTGGTCACCATCGCTGTCTACTCCTTCTTCACCGTCACCCTGGTCGGTCGGCAGTTTCTGCATCCTTCTGAGGACagtgaggatgctctcgatcTGTATGTTCCTGTGTTCACCCTGCTGCAGTTCTTCTTCTATGCTGGATGGCTAAAGGTAGGGGTACTCAAGACGAGGCTTCGTCAGGACATCTCCTGGGCCACTGCAGGCTGTCCAGCAGATATTAATGCAGTCCGGCCCAGCCCAGCCATTTTCTTCTTTAGGAGTTCTGAGCAGAtaaggtgtgtcagtgtgttgagattcaaagcaaacaaataaggaggaaggaaaaaaacaacatgtctGGGATGGAGGCCTTTTCAGGTGCCAAAAACGTTGATTTCTAATTTCAAAATGATGTAGCAAGACAATGGGAATGATAGGTGGGAGCTCAGCCAGGAACGTTTTCTTTTCGAGTACGCACCGGTAGTGagatttttctctctctcgttgACAAACacaactcttttttttaaaaaaacaggtagCCGAACAGATCATCAATCCATTCGGAGAGGACGACGATGACTTTGAAACAAATAAACTGATTGATAGAAACATTCAGGTAAACACCTGCAACACCTCTGCTTTTTCCTCAGGCCACAAGTCTCCAGATCATAGTATGATCATACTGTATCCCAGAAGCTTTGATGTTTCATCACAAATGTTTATCCTAAGTTTCCATCTGTATCTCAGAACTATTTCCAAATTATCAGCAACTACTGATTTGTATGATGTCCCTATAATAAAGACACCAACATCTCTACAGTCCAGGGTATTATAGaacaaaatgttgttgttttttctctgaAGAAGATTTTCATCTGGAATCTGAACAGAAAGACGCTGAGCACACTCCAGTGAACACAATTCAGCGTTTGCTTACCGACAGAGTGTGCTCGTGTGTCCCCAGGTGTCTCTGCTGGCTGTCGATGACATGTATCAGAACCTGCCCCCTGCGGAGAAGGACAAGTACTGGAACGAAGCCTCCACTGCCATCCCCTACACCCTGGCCACTGCCGCCGAGACCCTCAAACCTTCATTCCTGGGGTCCACCTTCGACATGAGGTAAGCAGCACACAAGACCGACTCAAAGCTTCCCTTTGGCACAGCTCACGTATTACGTATGAGCAAAGACTCCTAACAAAGCATGTAGTTACCTACCACAGCCCCAATAAGGaattgtataataataataatgtttctttattagccctatacaatttcttgcattaggaattcgtcttttcacataccccagcttttctccatggagacacagacagggagagaagcttggggtcagagtgcagggtctgccattgtacggcgcccctggagcagttggggttaagggccttgctcaggggcccaacggagtaggattcccctgccggccgcgggatttgaaccggcaaccttccagtcacaggcgcagatccttaaccacagagccaccgcttgTGTACCCCAGTAAAGCATTCAGATTTCTTCTGAACGAACAGTGAAATATAAACTGTAAGAAAAGAAGCACGACCTTTTGGCTGTGGGGCCATCTTCGGGTGGGTTAGGGTCAGGGTTAACCAAACAACTCCTACTGgcacttctaaaaaaaaaaaaagacagtgcCATGTGGTTTGGAGAAAGTCACCTACGCTGCAGGTGCATCCCCACATCACGTCGTCTGTTTGTCGGAGTCCGTGTCCCGGCCCGCGCGAGTCTGGAGTCTCAGCGCGGTGGCGTTGTGCTCTGCCCACAGGATGAGCGAGGACCCCGCGCAGCACCAGACCGTGGAGCCCAGCCCCCACACGCCGCGCACGCAGACGCCCATGCTGAGCCGCTTCCTGGCCGTCGCCTCCCCGGCCATCAGCCTCAAGAACTTCGGCCGTCGCGCCCTGCGTCTCCGCGGCGACAGCGTCAACTCCAACCCCTGGCAGGGGGAGGAGCGGGACTGCTCCGAGCGCATCAACGAGGAGGACAGCGAGGACGAGGGTGAGGGCAGCCAGAGGTCCGCCGCCGGCCGCCTGGAGGGCCCCATCGCTGCACTGACCATCAGCGTCGAACCGCCGGCCAACGAGAGTGGGCAAACGGACGCCTGAAATAGGGCTGCTCCACGCCCTCCCTGCATCGACTACTGCAACACAGGCCCCACTCAGGAGGACAACCTTCCCTAATGCCCCCCAAGTCTCAGGTTAATTCCAGGCAGCGAGATCCTCCCGCAACAGAACCGAACAGCTCACAGACCACCCCCGAATTTACCGAAGGCTGATCGGTAATGTAAATGATGTCAATATGTGTAATACACGAATAAATGTCTATTCCAATCCCACCTTGTTGATCTTTGTCTCAAGCCTGGATGAGAAAAGGAGGGAACAAATTCTCATTCACTACAATGGCCTGCGGAGCAGCAGTTTACACAGAAAGCACCTTTACTGGACAAGTACTTTGCCCAAGGGCACAGCAGCCTCATTCCACCCGTTCCTTCAGTGTGCGGTCCCAACACCCACACACCCCTGCCTATGTTTCACCGATATTTCTGATGAGCTAAGCAATCCATCAAAACATGACAGAATGcatattacacaatgtgaaAACAGCACATAATCCCTGCCtttcatatttaaaaggggATTCTTTGGCAAGAACTTGTTAGATGTCATTAGGTTAGCACAAGAACAAACTACGTTGTAAACTTAAACTTGAACATTTGGCCCAGCCGACTTCCAAGGCCGGGGGAGCTGAAGCAGGGGGTTCAACTTCAAATCTAAAAGCATTCGAAGCCCAGTCACTCAAGTTTTTCCACACTTCCAGAAGATATCGCATCCCTGTACATCTAACTTATAGCCACCTCAAAACTGCAGAGACAGTATCAGAACAAGTACAACACAGGACAACAATTAGTTTCAGTGAAAAATTTAATTGGCATTTCTTTATGCTTAAGCATCATCTGGTTTAACTTCAGTGCAATTACATGCTAAGAAACCAAATCTTCAACACGGCACTAGAACTTTACGCGACATCcgagttattttttaaaagcatcaaAGCAACTAAACAAATTCACAGAACTATCCAGATTATAGGAAATTCGAGCAAATCGGTTTCCGAGACTTACCTTTTGCACATTCACAAGGCAATGAAAGATTCACGTACAACTCATTTCCTACGACATCCTAAAGAATCATTCAAGTGTTCCCAGCCTTCGAAAGGGAGGAGCTACAGATCGCAAACTCATCCCTTCTGCAAGCTGTGAGGTTAGTGTGGCACTGATATGACACCAAAGAGCCAAGGTAAAGGCCAACAGGCTACTTAACAGTGCAAACCTAACCACTTACTATGCAGATTAATAAAATCTCTTCACCTCACAGAAAAGCTACACCAGTCCTTTAAAACTACAATTTCACAAATCAGTTTCACTACAGAAAAAGGCAACTTAGCCATAAAGCACCACAGAACACAATGAAGgactttttgatttttttttattgaggtGGTATCAAACAGCTCTGTACATTTATTTGCCTTTCTTGGCCTTGATCTTCCTCAGGTAGAACTCGAGTTCTTTGCCTTCCAGAACGTAGCCGTCGGCTCTGCCACACTGGCCTGGTCTTGAGGCGATGCAGGCTGGAAAAAAGGAGGAAGTACTGCATTAGCAAAGAGCGCTTCCGAAGATCTGATCAGCAGTCTGCGTTGAAAGCCAAACCTGAACACGGATATAGGCTGCAAAGCAGGAGACTTTTTCTGGAGGTTTAAAAAGCAGATTCTATCCTTTGGCAAAGCAGCTACCTTAATCTTACCAGAACATCCAAAAGTTAATCTACTACAGTATGCATCGATGTACTAGGCATTACAGACATTTTACAATGAAAAGGTCTTCCTCAGATCTATGGTTTCATCGCTTGTTTCAGGAGCAGAACTGGATAGATTTCATCATGAGAAGACGGGGGAGAGAAATTCAGGTATATAGACTCCACCCCAGGAGACCCTAAGCCACCTCTCCACTTCGCTTCGAGTTCCAGGCCCACTACTCACCCAGCAGCTTGCCCTGCTGGAACTGCTCCTCCAGGAGAGAGCTGATCTTGCAGTTCTTCTTGCGTTCGTCATATTTCTTCTGGATTTTCTTCGACCTCTTCTTGTTAAGGATCTCCTCCTCCTCAGGGGTCTAAAAGAAAAAACTACAGGGCATCAGGAGCCTGGAGATTCAAGACCGAAAATAGAGGAAATATAGTCTCCTTCATTAATGCTTTAATATATTAAGAACAAATAGAAAATTACAGAATCTGCGCAAAGCAGCTTGGGATAGTGTCACAAAGGAAGATGAACAAACTGCTTGGTGACCATTTTAGGAATACAATATCCACAGTTAAAACCCAAAGCAGGAACCTCTATCAATttagatgttaaaaaaaaataatttacattaaagCCCTTAAGGGTCTCGTGGCACAACCAAccagatttgtatttccaaAAGCTGACAAATGAAACAAATCTTACTGGTTTTGCTGCGTCTCACTTGTGAATGGCTGAAGCTTAACAAGAAGGTGGTCAATACCTAGAGCAACCTGAAGTCTTCCTCAGAGTCTTTAATGTCATCGCTTAAATTCAGTAGCAGAACTGGACAGTTATCATCACTGAAAGACTCAAGTTCTGTATCAACCACATTACAGATTTCCCTTTTCTTACTCAGGAAAAGCAGAGCCTGACGGTACAAAACAATTGTTGTACTTCAGACAACTGACTACTCAGATATAACCCATCAGTCTGGAGGCAACCTCCACCACAATGTAAAATGATAGCTTTTTACTATTAGCTTTCATCCTGCATTATCTTGCCCCTTAACTCTTTACTATTGCAATGACAACATGTGTCTTGTATTCTCTTTGACTCCCTCTTACATCTATGAAAGATTATAACAAATGTAGGAGTACATTAATTAAAACCTACACACAT is drawn from Lepisosteus oculatus isolate fLepOcu1 chromosome 9, fLepOcu1.hap2, whole genome shotgun sequence and contains these coding sequences:
- the best4 gene encoding bestrophin-4, yielding MTVSYTLEVANARFAGFSKLLFRWKGSIYKLLYKEFIAFSVLYATLSLTYRRLLNSDQRKMFEKVAKYCNQQSNLIPMSFVLGFYVSLVVNRWWSQYTSIPLPDQLMMVVSANVHGSDEKGRILRRTLMRYANLSSVLILRSVSTRVRKRFPTMDHVVEAGFMTRDEQKKLESLYSDFNKYWMPMVWFTNLAAQARREGRVRDDVALRLLMDELNKYRAKCSMLFHYDWISIPLVYTQVVTIAVYSFFTVTLVGRQFLHPSEDSEDALDLYVPVFTLLQFFFYAGWLKVAEQIINPFGEDDDDFETNKLIDRNIQVSLLAVDDMYQNLPPAEKDKYWNEASTAIPYTLATAAETLKPSFLGSTFDMRMSEDPAQHQTVEPSPHTPRTQTPMLSRFLAVASPAISLKNFGRRALRLRGDSVNSNPWQGEERDCSERINEEDSEDEGEGSQRSAAGRLEGPIAALTISVEPPANESGQTDA